One Aegilops tauschii subsp. strangulata cultivar AL8/78 chromosome 7, Aet v6.0, whole genome shotgun sequence genomic window carries:
- the LOC109761500 gene encoding uncharacterized protein isoform X3, with product MFEDKSSAINLTTRRLGAKLAQMIMKCSFYDDKLVVGRSEYKEIIEESLGLTCVYNDHVMEVMWGLQNLMHTSFPEEKSKMSRDDQLLVSKGLYMVLDRHGIKIKAEMLNEHIIKKTRDVRNTDLREDAVAIVLHEMVDAYFEEFSKIDTEEWSLFKLALALKVMIDPHGGLKAGDPYEMFTHDELIVMGRDASKYEGTLDKKTVLAMYNDAVVLREDKMDLLYELDCLVEEAKGALETEEVLEKLATLSVDSKQQTDCTSSTAVSLTVPNQSSIYKEQHCPITDADGAEISPTTPDEVTAERDAVRENTQAQETTAEGRKEIGTAEGRMNLGTAEGRMNLGTAGGRINLGTAEGRKELSRIIAQKVPPCHYQEWKPLHIPQLIPTTPYGAEILPTTPNEVTAERNAVRENTQAQETTAEGRKEIGHILGQ from the exons atgtttgaggacaaATCCAGTGCCATTAACCTTACTACCCGGCGATTAGGCGCCAAACTCGCCCAGATGATCATGAAGTGCTCCTTCTATGATGACAAACTAGTTGTTGGAAGGTCTGAATATAAAGAAATAATTGAAGAATCACTG GGTCTAACCTGTGTGTACAATGATCATGTGATGGAGGTGATGTGGGGTCTGCAGAATCTCATGCATACTTCTTTTCCTGAAGAAAAATCTAAGATGTCTAGGGATGACCAGCTCCTCGTGAGCAAAGGATTGTATATGGTCTTAGATCGACACGGCATTAAGATCAAGGCAGAGATG CTTAATGAGCATATTATTAAGAAGACCCGCGATGTACGTAATACTGATTTACGTGAAGATGCAGTTGCAATTGTGTTGCACGAAATGGTTGATGCCTATTTCGAGGAGTTTTCTAAAATTGATACCGAGGAATGGAGTTTATTCAAACTAGCATTAGCTTTGAAAGTAATGATTGATCCTCATGGAGGACTTAAAGCTGGTGACCCTTATGAG ATGTTCACACATGACGAGTTAATAGTGATGGGGCGTGACGCATCTAAATATGAAGGTACTCTTGATAAGAAAACTGTCTTGGCAATGTACAATGACGCTGTTGTTCTCCGTGAGGACAAGATGGATTTGCTGTACGAATTGGACTGCTTGGTTGAGGAGGCTAAAGGAGCACTGGAAACTGAAGAAGTGCTGGAGAAGCTTGCAACATTAAGTGTTGACTCCAAGCAGCAAACTGACTGTACATCTTCAACAGCGGTGAGTCTGACAGTACCCAACCAAAGCAGCATCTATAAGGAGCAACACTGTCCTATCACAG ATGCAGATGGCGCGGAGATCTCGCCAACCACTCCAGATGAAGTTACTGCTGAAAGGGATGCTGTCCGGGAAAATACACAGGCTCAAGAAACTACTGCTGAAGGAAGAAAGGAGATCGGTACTGCTGAAGGAAGAATGAACCTCGGTACTGCTGAAGGAAGAATGAACCTTGGTACTGCTGGAGGAAGAATAAACCTCGGTACTGCTGAAGGAAGAAAGGAGCTCAGTCGCATTATTGCTCAGAAGGTGCCCCCTTGTCATTATCAAGAATGGAAGCCTCTTCACATTCCGCAGCTCATTCCAACCACTCCATATGGTGCGGAGATCTTGCCAACCACTCCAAATGAAGTTACTGCTGAAAGGAATGCTGTCCGGGAAAATACGCAGGCTCAAGAAACTACCGCTGAAGGAAGAAAGGAGATCGGTCACATTCTTGGTCAGTAG
- the LOC109761500 gene encoding uncharacterized protein isoform X1, whose protein sequence is MASTPVDPDKEHGVPGVVKLLLETPSGFAIFSFAEDYLDKDIQDIWTYFVSEFWLEYIIWLHDFQMFEDKSSAINLTTRRLGAKLAQMIMKCSFYDDKLVVGRSEYKEIIEESLGLTCVYNDHVMEVMWGLQNLMHTSFPEEKSKMSRDDQLLVSKGLYMVLDRHGIKIKAEMLNEHIIKKTRDVRNTDLREDAVAIVLHEMVDAYFEEFSKIDTEEWSLFKLALALKVMIDPHGGLKAGDPYEMFTHDELIVMGRDASKYEGTLDKKTVLAMYNDAVVLREDKMDLLYELDCLVEEAKGALETEEVLEKLATLSVDSKQQTDCTSSTAVSLTVPNQSSIYKEQHCPITADADGAEISPTTPDEVTAERDAVRENTQAQETTAEGRKEIGTAEGRMNLGTAEGRMNLGTAGGRINLGTAEGRKELSRIIAQKVPPCHYQEWKPLHIPQLIPTTPYGAEILPTTPNEVTAERNAVRENTQAQETTAEGRKEIGHILGQ, encoded by the exons ATGGCTTCAACGCCCGTCGACC CAGACAAGGAACACGGTGTTCCTGGCGTAGTTAAGCTGCTATTGGAGACACCCTCCGGCTTCGCAATTTTCTCTTTTGCCGAGGATTACCTCGACAAAGATATCCAGG ACATCTGGACATACTTCGTTAGTGAATTTTGGCTTGAATAT ATCATCTGGCTTCACgacttccaaatgtttgaggacaaATCCAGTGCCATTAACCTTACTACCCGGCGATTAGGCGCCAAACTCGCCCAGATGATCATGAAGTGCTCCTTCTATGATGACAAACTAGTTGTTGGAAGGTCTGAATATAAAGAAATAATTGAAGAATCACTG GGTCTAACCTGTGTGTACAATGATCATGTGATGGAGGTGATGTGGGGTCTGCAGAATCTCATGCATACTTCTTTTCCTGAAGAAAAATCTAAGATGTCTAGGGATGACCAGCTCCTCGTGAGCAAAGGATTGTATATGGTCTTAGATCGACACGGCATTAAGATCAAGGCAGAGATG CTTAATGAGCATATTATTAAGAAGACCCGCGATGTACGTAATACTGATTTACGTGAAGATGCAGTTGCAATTGTGTTGCACGAAATGGTTGATGCCTATTTCGAGGAGTTTTCTAAAATTGATACCGAGGAATGGAGTTTATTCAAACTAGCATTAGCTTTGAAAGTAATGATTGATCCTCATGGAGGACTTAAAGCTGGTGACCCTTATGAG ATGTTCACACATGACGAGTTAATAGTGATGGGGCGTGACGCATCTAAATATGAAGGTACTCTTGATAAGAAAACTGTCTTGGCAATGTACAATGACGCTGTTGTTCTCCGTGAGGACAAGATGGATTTGCTGTACGAATTGGACTGCTTGGTTGAGGAGGCTAAAGGAGCACTGGAAACTGAAGAAGTGCTGGAGAAGCTTGCAACATTAAGTGTTGACTCCAAGCAGCAAACTGACTGTACATCTTCAACAGCGGTGAGTCTGACAGTACCCAACCAAAGCAGCATCTATAAGGAGCAACACTGTCCTATCACAG CAGATGCAGATGGCGCGGAGATCTCGCCAACCACTCCAGATGAAGTTACTGCTGAAAGGGATGCTGTCCGGGAAAATACACAGGCTCAAGAAACTACTGCTGAAGGAAGAAAGGAGATCGGTACTGCTGAAGGAAGAATGAACCTCGGTACTGCTGAAGGAAGAATGAACCTTGGTACTGCTGGAGGAAGAATAAACCTCGGTACTGCTGAAGGAAGAAAGGAGCTCAGTCGCATTATTGCTCAGAAGGTGCCCCCTTGTCATTATCAAGAATGGAAGCCTCTTCACATTCCGCAGCTCATTCCAACCACTCCATATGGTGCGGAGATCTTGCCAACCACTCCAAATGAAGTTACTGCTGAAAGGAATGCTGTCCGGGAAAATACGCAGGCTCAAGAAACTACCGCTGAAGGAAGAAAGGAGATCGGTCACATTCTTGGTCAGTAG
- the LOC109761500 gene encoding uncharacterized protein isoform X2 → MFEDKSSAINLTTRRLGAKLAQMIMKCSFYDDKLVVGRSEYKEIIEESLGLTCVYNDHVMEVMWGLQNLMHTSFPEEKSKMSRDDQLLVSKGLYMVLDRHGIKIKAEMLNEHIIKKTRDVRNTDLREDAVAIVLHEMVDAYFEEFSKIDTEEWSLFKLALALKVMIDPHGGLKAGDPYEMFTHDELIVMGRDASKYEGTLDKKTVLAMYNDAVVLREDKMDLLYELDCLVEEAKGALETEEVLEKLATLSVDSKQQTDCTSSTAVSLTVPNQSSIYKEQHCPITADADGAEISPTTPDEVTAERDAVRENTQAQETTAEGRKEIGTAEGRMNLGTAEGRMNLGTAGGRINLGTAEGRKELSRIIAQKVPPCHYQEWKPLHIPQLIPTTPYGAEILPTTPNEVTAERNAVRENTQAQETTAEGRKEIGHILGQ, encoded by the exons atgtttgaggacaaATCCAGTGCCATTAACCTTACTACCCGGCGATTAGGCGCCAAACTCGCCCAGATGATCATGAAGTGCTCCTTCTATGATGACAAACTAGTTGTTGGAAGGTCTGAATATAAAGAAATAATTGAAGAATCACTG GGTCTAACCTGTGTGTACAATGATCATGTGATGGAGGTGATGTGGGGTCTGCAGAATCTCATGCATACTTCTTTTCCTGAAGAAAAATCTAAGATGTCTAGGGATGACCAGCTCCTCGTGAGCAAAGGATTGTATATGGTCTTAGATCGACACGGCATTAAGATCAAGGCAGAGATG CTTAATGAGCATATTATTAAGAAGACCCGCGATGTACGTAATACTGATTTACGTGAAGATGCAGTTGCAATTGTGTTGCACGAAATGGTTGATGCCTATTTCGAGGAGTTTTCTAAAATTGATACCGAGGAATGGAGTTTATTCAAACTAGCATTAGCTTTGAAAGTAATGATTGATCCTCATGGAGGACTTAAAGCTGGTGACCCTTATGAG ATGTTCACACATGACGAGTTAATAGTGATGGGGCGTGACGCATCTAAATATGAAGGTACTCTTGATAAGAAAACTGTCTTGGCAATGTACAATGACGCTGTTGTTCTCCGTGAGGACAAGATGGATTTGCTGTACGAATTGGACTGCTTGGTTGAGGAGGCTAAAGGAGCACTGGAAACTGAAGAAGTGCTGGAGAAGCTTGCAACATTAAGTGTTGACTCCAAGCAGCAAACTGACTGTACATCTTCAACAGCGGTGAGTCTGACAGTACCCAACCAAAGCAGCATCTATAAGGAGCAACACTGTCCTATCACAG CAGATGCAGATGGCGCGGAGATCTCGCCAACCACTCCAGATGAAGTTACTGCTGAAAGGGATGCTGTCCGGGAAAATACACAGGCTCAAGAAACTACTGCTGAAGGAAGAAAGGAGATCGGTACTGCTGAAGGAAGAATGAACCTCGGTACTGCTGAAGGAAGAATGAACCTTGGTACTGCTGGAGGAAGAATAAACCTCGGTACTGCTGAAGGAAGAAAGGAGCTCAGTCGCATTATTGCTCAGAAGGTGCCCCCTTGTCATTATCAAGAATGGAAGCCTCTTCACATTCCGCAGCTCATTCCAACCACTCCATATGGTGCGGAGATCTTGCCAACCACTCCAAATGAAGTTACTGCTGAAAGGAATGCTGTCCGGGAAAATACGCAGGCTCAAGAAACTACCGCTGAAGGAAGAAAGGAGATCGGTCACATTCTTGGTCAGTAG